From Nymphaea colorata isolate Beijing-Zhang1983 chromosome 6, ASM883128v2, whole genome shotgun sequence, a single genomic window includes:
- the LOC116256665 gene encoding putative pentatricopeptide repeat-containing protein At3g13770, mitochondrial: MNVHGIWRLLTKFQTRNFSQVPWQNNHLAERLHSLCFRGKIEEAVRVLYQLVNTEGAQVSSETCLPLVRACLKLKNYAEGIKAYEQVIMGTVEEDMVLKNNVMLLYAKCGDFEGARRVFDEMHLRNLFSWTAIIDAYFNGGRPDEAYLFYVRMLQEGIRADNFLYPCVLKACATMRGLAQGQRIHADIIRAGFDWDIVVLNSLIDMYVKCARIEDARQIFDGMPIKDGFTWSSMLSGYAQGGWFDCAVNLFREMLNVKVKPSSASLAAILPAFSDSGYLGQGKQVHGLTIVSGFGSDRFAGSALVGMYVKCRSLGNARLVFDRIPERDIVCWNTILQGYSRNDRLVEEIVDILQQVSEEELSQSTCSYIVSHVRSIQDAAQLIFKLQNAGIRSRSIIRSLLDQTIEYLRDSRMVKEIHGFLLRNEYTTDSSVSSNLIEMYSRFGDVRFATRIFNNIIRKDLDSWTSMIACYANNELVSEAVQLFDRMHESRVLPNIAILNAIISGYIRASDFYNALGFLSEMKYSNERPDPDTTKAILPLIARLTSLELGRQIHCMLIRNGLQMSRFLSCSFIKMYGNCGNVAYSLKLFESISTKDSALWNAVISSLVKNGFLSEAVNTFHAMQETSIKPSIVTWSTLISGYIQNGYYDEGLNYFRHLLLSELKPNPVTVASILPACAQLAVVSHGKAVHSFIARTGIGNYDAYVTNALMDMYVKCGCMLYAEKVFETMEQRDVVSWNIMIQGAIIHGKGEAALALFDQMVEEGVSPDGVTFVGVLSACSHGGLVDKGWNLFNNMIPRYGVVPSGKHYACMVDLLSRAGQFDTVYDFIIHMPLQPTASLWGALLASSKIHENVEMAVYASEHLLELQPENPGNYVLLSNTYASAGRWNDVDHVRKLMTERGIRKMPGCSWVEIKNQVHAFSVENLSTHPEREKVHECLQQLLFCMSEEGYELDMRAFTVDLAE, from the coding sequence ATGAACGTGCATGGCATTTGGAGGTTGTTGACAAAGTTCCAGACGAGGAATTTCTCTCAGGTACCATGGCAAAACAATCATCTTGCAGAACGCCTGCATTCTCTATGCTTTCGTGGCAAAATAGAAGAAGCCGTTCGCGTTCTTTATCAGCTCGTCAACACGGAAGGTGCTCAGGTGAGCTCGGAGACGTGTCTTCCTTTGGTACGAGCGTGCCTCAAGCTCAAAAACTATGCTGAAGGAATTAAAGCCTATGAGCAAGTAATCATGGGTACTGTCGAAGAAGACATGGTCCTGAAGAACAACGTCATGTTGCTGTATGCAAAATGCGGCGACTTTGAAGGTGCTCGCCgggtgtttgatgaaatgcatCTGAGGAACTTGTTTTCTTGGACAGCAATTATAGATGCTTATTTCAATGGCGGTAGGCCTGATGAAGCATATTTATTTTACGTGAGGATGCTTCAGGAAGGAATAAGGGCGGACAATTTTCTTTATCCTTGTGTTCTGAAGGCATGTGCTACTATGAGAGGTTTAGCTCAAGGTCAGAGGATCCATGCAGATATCATCAGAGCTGGGTTTGACTGGGACATTGTTGTGCTTAATTCTCTCATAGATATGTACGTAAAATGTGCAAGAATAGAAGATGCAAGGCAGATTTTTGATGGAATGCCCATTAAAGATGGTTTTACTTGGAGCTCGATGCTCAGTGGGTACGCTCAAGGTGGCTGGTTTGACTGTGCTGTGAATCTTTTCAGAGAAATGTTAAACGTAAAAGTTAAACCCTCCTCTGCTAGCTTAGCTGCGATTTTGCCTGCTTTCTCAGATTCGGGTTACCTGGGACAAGGCAAGCAAGTTCATGGGTTGACAATCGTAAGTGGGTTTGGATCGGATAGGTTTGCGGGAAGTGCACTTGTTGGTATGTATGTGAAATGTAGAAGCTTGGGCAATGCTCGACTTGTTTTTGATAGAATACCAGAGAGGGATATTGTCTGCTGGAATACCATTTTACAAGGTTATTCTCGGAATGATCGTCTTGTGGAAGAGATCGTGGATATTTTACAGCAGGTAAGTGAAGAAGAACTCAGTCAGAGTACCTGTTCTTACATTGTTTCACATGTTCGATCTATTCAAGATGCTGCACAACTGATTTTTAAACTGCAAAATGCTGGCATAAGGTCAAGGTCCATTATACGATCTCTTTTGGATCAAACGATCGAGTACTTGAGAGACAGCCGGATGGTGAAAGAAATCCATGGTTTCTTGCTAAGGAATGAATACACGACTGATAGCTCAGTGTCATCAAACCTTATAGAAATGTATTCAAGGTTCGGGGATGTTCGATTTGCTACACGAATCTTTAATAACATTATTAGAAAAGACTTGGATTCTTGGACTTCCATGATTGCATGTTATGCTAACAATGAACTTGTCTCTGAAGCAGTGCAACTTTTCGATAGAATGCATGAAAGCAGAGTGCTGCCTAATATCGCTATATTGAATGCTATTATCTCTGGCTATATCAGGGCTTCTGATTTCTATAACGCTTTGGGATTTTTAAGTGAAATGAAATACTCAAACGAACGTCCAGACCCAGACACTACAAAGGCTATTCTACCACTTATCGCCAGGTTAACTTCTTTGGAGCTTGGGAGGCAGATACACTGTATGCTGATAAGAAATGGTCTGCAGATGAGTAGATTCCTCAGCTGCTCTTTCATTAAAATGTATGGTAACTGTGGAAATGTTGCTTATTCACTTAAGCTATTTGAATCAATATCCACCAAGGATTCAGCATTATGGAATGCAGTAATTTCATCCCTTGTGAAAAATGGATTCCTTAGTGAAGCAGTAAATACCTTTCATGCTATGCAAGAAACAAGCATAAAACCAAGCATTGTTACATGGAGTACACTCATCTCTGGCTACATACAAAACGGATATTATGATGAAGGCCTGAATTATTTTCGTCATCTTCTTTTGAGTGAATTGAAACCTAATCCCGTTACAGTTGCTAGCATCCTTCCAGCATGTGCTCAGCTGGCAGTTGTATCCCATGGAAAGGCCGTTCACAGTTTTATAGCAAGAACTGGGATTGGAAACTATGATGCGTATGTCACCAATGCCCTTATGGATATGTACGTCAAATGTGGTTGCATGCTCTATGCTGAAAAGGTATTTGAGACGATGGAACAAAGAGATGTGGTTTCGTGGAATATAATGATACAGGGAGCAATAATTCATGGAAAAGGTGAAGCGGCTTTGGCTCTTTTTGACCAAATGGTGGAAGAAGGTGTCAGTCCTGATGGTGTAACTTTTGTGGGCGTCCTTTCAGCATGCAGTCATGGTGGACTTGTAGATAAAGGATGGAATCTGTTCAACAATATGATTCCCAGATATGGAGTTGTTCCCAGTGGAAAACATTATGCTTGTATGGTCGATCTCCTCAGCCGTGCTGGCCAGTTTGATACTGTGTATGATTTCATCATTCATATGCCACTACAACCTACTGCAAGTCTTTGGGGAGCTCTGCTTGCTTCTAGcaaaattcatgagaatgtTGAAATGGCAGTGTATGCATCCGAACACCTTCTAGAATTGCAGCCTGAAAATCCAGGGAATTATGTCCTGCTATCAAATACATATGCTTCTGCTGGACGATGGAACGATGTAGATCATGTAAGGAAACTGATGACAGAAAGAGGAATTAGAAAGATGCCCGGGTGCAGTTGGGTTGAGATCAAGAATCAAGTTCATGCATTCTCTGTGGAAAACTTATCTACCCACCCGGAGAGAGAAAAAGTACATGAATGTCTGCAACAGCTACTATTTTGCATGTCCGAAGAAGGATATGAACTTGACATGAGAGCTTTTACAGTTGATCTAGCTGAATAG
- the LOC116255422 gene encoding reticulon-like protein B12, with protein MASPPARLFNRQRSLHEILGGGIVADVVLWRKKNVAVGILAVTAAAWIVFEKSGYTLLSLVANVLLLLLTILFLWAKAAAILNRPPPPLPDMHVTEEMAEQTKVFLHCQINSFLSVSQDIALGRDSKLFLKVAACLWIISIVGGLTDFLTLGYTSLVIVLTIPALYEKYETDIDRCVDKTCVILQKTYVWVDTEYLSKIRKWILEKRKLS; from the exons ATGGCTTCTCCACCTGCTCGATTATTCAACAGACAAAGGAGTCTTCATGAGATTCTTGGTGGTGGAATAG TGGCAGATGTGGTGCtatggaggaagaagaacgtggcAGTTGGGATTCTGGCCGTGACTGCGGCTGCGTGGATTGTGTTCGAGAAATCTGGCTATACTTTGTTGTCTCTCGTCGCCAATGTTCTGCTGCTGCTCCTTaccattcttttcctttgggCAAAAGCGGCAGCTATCCTTAACAG ACCACCTCCACCATTGCCAGACATGCATGTGACAGAAGAAATGGCAGAACAGACAAAAGTCTTTCTGCATTGTCAGATAAATTCTTTCCTCTCCGTTTCTCAGGATATTGCCCTAGGAAGGGACTCTAAGCTCTTTCTCAAGGTTGCTGCATGTTTATGGATTATATCAATAGTTGGCGGATTGACTGACTTCCTGACACTAGGTTATACCA GCCTGGTCATCGTGCTCACAATTCCTGCATTATACGAGAAGTATGAAACTGATATTGATAGATGTGTGGATAAAACTTGTGTTATACTTCAGAAGACGTATGTATGGGTTGACACAGAGTACTTGAGCAAGATCAGGAAATggattttggaaaaaagaaaattgagctAG
- the LOC116256293 gene encoding 60S ribosomal protein L35a-1, translating into MVKGRQGERVRLYVRGTVLGYKRSKSNQYENTSLIQVEGVNTKEDVAWYCGKRLAYIYKAKVKKNGSHYRCIWGKVTRPHGNSGIVRAKFKTNLPPRSMGNKVRVFMYPSNI; encoded by the exons ATGGTGAAGGGTCGGCAAGGCGAACGAGTCAG ATTGTACGTGAGGGGGACTGTCCTCGGGTACAAGAG ATCGAAGTCGAACCAGTACGAGAACACCTCGTTGATCCAAGTTGAAGGAGTGAACACGAAAGAGGATGTCGCCTGGTACTGCGGGAAGAGGCTGGCGTACATCTACAAGGCCAAGGTGAAGAAGAACGGGTCGCACTACCGGTGCATCTGGGGGAAGGTCACCCGACCTCACGGGAACAGCGGCATCGTTCGCGCCAAGTTCAAGACGAACTTGCCCCCTCGATCAATG GGAAACAAGGTTAGAGTTTTCATGTACCCAAGCAACATCTAA
- the LOC116255408 gene encoding uncharacterized protein LOC116255408, with protein sequence MEAMEQPLLSGESSETNKKKSWGVYQSIGRVNSLLQRANFVGTDVSIEEIRSAAHNDPCTPISPPLLPYPKPDVVVAEQPAGVGATAGDPVGSSVPPVIGRQALDELDIRELLIDHVGHRCCWGSLPARRWKIVRVEDCNVYVGTLETFIEEREAIRRTAPYAGSKIDGKENGPELGLWELDLRHLFPALFIPHVRSEAKIPHSEVMEKCSGCSGRGEIACPTCNVGQEPGFYKENQMISCSVCHGRGLIAHSDGSDTLCSNCAGKGKLRCAACGSHGLIKCQMCSGEGSLLTSSIALVTWRTLVTRKVSASRGAASVPDEVFHRAKGAQLCNTQAYHCTPAFFADSFLLNKFSSEVIADRSPVPPTARVVGERHIISVVPVTRVVMSHRDRSFTFYIIGLSNEVYIKDYPSRCCWGLCPCLNWLSFS encoded by the exons atggaaGCAATGGAGCAGCCACTTCTCTCGG gtGAATCAAGTGagacgaacaagaagaagagttgGGGAGTATACCAATCAATTGGGAGAGTCAACTCATTGCTCCAGAGGGCTAACTTTGTAGGTACAGACGTTAGCATCGAAGAGATCCGATCGGCTGCCCATAACGACCCTTGCACACCCATTAGTCCTCCTTTGCTTCCTTACCCTAAGCCGGATGTCGTCGTCGCAG AGCAACCAGCTGGTGTTGGTGCGACCGCAGGAGATCCCGTTGGTAGTAGTGTTCCACCTGTGATTGGAAG GCAAGCCCTGGATGAGCTGGACATCAGGGAGCTGTTGATTGATCATGTGGGGCATAGGTGTTGTTGGGGAAGTCTTCCTGCTCGGAGGTGGAAAATAGTTAGGGTGGAAGATTGCAATGTTTATGTTGGAACATTAGAAACAtttattgaagagagagaagctaTTCGGAGGACTGCACCATATGCTGGTAGTAAGATTGATGGAAAGGAAAATGGGCCTGAACTAGGATTGTGGGAACTAGATCTCAGGCATCTATTCCCAGCTTTATTCATCCCACATGTTCGGTCAGAAGCCAAAATTCCACATTCTGAAGTAATGGAAAAATGCTCAG GATGTTCAGGCCGTGGAGAGATTGCTTGTCCCACATGCAATGTAGGCCAAGAACCTGGTTTTTACAAGGAAAACCAGATGATATCATGTTCAGTTTGTCATGGAAGGGGTTTGATTGCTCATAGTGATGGATCAGACACACT GTGTTCAAATTGTGCTGGAAAAGGTAAGCTTCGATGTGCTGCATGTGGATCTCATGGATTGATCAAATGTCAGATGTGCAGTGGAGAAGGCTCTCTGCTTACATCCAGTATAGCACTGGTTACATG GAGAACACTTGTGACTAGGAAAGTTAGTGCTAGCCGTGGTGCTGCTTCAGTTCCTGATGAGGTGTTTCACAGAGCTAAAGGTGCACAGTTGTGCAATACACAGGCATACCATTGCACTCCTGCTTTTTTTGCCGACTCTTTTCTCCTTAATAAGTTCTCTTCTGAGGTGATCGCAGATAGGTCTCCAGTTCCACCAACTGCAAGAGTTGTAGGCGAAAGACACATTATCAGCGTTGTCCCTGTTACTCGCGTTGTTATGTCACATAGGGACAGATCCTTCACCTTTTATATTATAGGGCTCAGCAATGAAGTGTACATCAAGGATTATCCTTCACGGTGCTGCTGGGGGCTTTGTCCATGCTTGAATTGGTTAAGCTTCTCTTAA